A section of the Paenibacillus odorifer genome encodes:
- a CDS encoding sodium-dependent transporter has product MNQIKGNKNLLSEKEERFSSAGFIFAAIGSSVGLGNMWKFPYITGENGGAAFFLLFIVCLVLIGLPVLLAELAIGRSGRGSAATSFMRAGGGKSWFAAGMLQVLAPFLILSFYIIVAGWTLNYSMIAFNGQLFSTTDYAGEFNSFVSGYMPIVWQGIAILITAGVVILGVSGGIEKFNKVLIPGMVVLLVVLMIRAVTLPGASAGVSFFLKPDFSVLTAESALVALGHAFFSLSLGMGILLTYGSYVDKKQSLGTAAIAIGAGDLLYAFIAGLIIFPTTFSFGIAPDQGPSLIFIALPAAFSAMPFGALFGGLFFILLAIAALTSAVSLLEVPVSFTMERWNWSRKRSVWILTLICFLLSIPLAMSLGMFPELTIGGKSLFDGLDFITSNIMLPLGGLLITIFAGYFWKGAAEAAGLQARWFRVWLFMLRYVAPILVFLVLLHTSGIISF; this is encoded by the coding sequence ATGAATCAAATTAAGGGTAACAAAAATCTTCTCTCGGAGAAGGAGGAACGTTTCTCTTCCGCGGGCTTTATTTTTGCCGCCATCGGCAGCTCGGTTGGGCTAGGGAATATGTGGAAGTTTCCTTATATTACAGGAGAAAATGGGGGGGCAGCTTTTTTCCTTCTTTTCATCGTCTGTTTAGTGCTGATAGGGTTACCGGTGCTGTTGGCAGAACTGGCTATCGGACGCAGCGGGCGTGGTAGCGCAGCGACCTCTTTTATGCGGGCTGGAGGCGGGAAGAGTTGGTTTGCAGCTGGAATGTTGCAGGTGCTTGCGCCGTTTCTAATTCTCTCCTTTTATATTATTGTTGCTGGCTGGACGCTGAACTATTCGATGATTGCTTTTAATGGACAACTATTCAGCACTACTGATTATGCAGGCGAATTCAATTCGTTTGTCTCTGGATATATGCCAATCGTTTGGCAGGGGATAGCCATTCTGATTACGGCGGGTGTAGTCATCCTTGGTGTATCAGGCGGGATTGAGAAATTTAACAAAGTATTAATTCCTGGTATGGTCGTACTCCTTGTAGTGTTAATGATTCGCGCGGTAACCTTACCGGGTGCATCCGCAGGGGTATCCTTTTTCCTAAAACCGGACTTTTCAGTGTTGACAGCGGAATCTGCGCTAGTTGCATTGGGACATGCCTTCTTTTCATTATCGCTCGGGATGGGGATTCTCCTGACATACGGATCTTATGTTGATAAAAAACAATCGCTGGGTACCGCTGCCATCGCAATCGGTGCGGGAGATTTGTTATATGCTTTTATCGCAGGCTTGATTATTTTTCCGACGACGTTCTCATTTGGTATTGCTCCTGATCAGGGACCTTCGCTGATTTTTATCGCTTTGCCAGCCGCTTTCTCGGCTATGCCTTTTGGTGCGCTCTTCGGCGGTTTGTTCTTTATCTTGCTGGCGATTGCTGCTCTAACCTCAGCTGTATCGCTGCTTGAAGTGCCTGTATCCTTCACAATGGAGCGCTGGAATTGGAGCCGGAAACGTTCGGTTTGGATTTTGACGTTGATCTGTTTCCTTCTTAGTATTCCTTTAGCGATGTCACTGGGAATGTTCCCGGAGCTAACGATTGGTGGCAAATCTCTATTTGATGGGCTGGATTTTATCACCTCTAACATTATGCTGCCGCTTGGAGGTCTGCTGATTACCATCTTTGCTGGTTATTTCTGGAAAGGTGCAGCGGAAGCTGCTGGACTACAAGCGCGCTGGTTCCGTGTCTGGCTGTTTATGCTCCGTTATGTGGCGCCGATCCTAGTGTTCCTAGTGCTGCTGCATACCTCGGGAATTATTTCCTTCTAA
- a CDS encoding FusB/FusC family EF-G-binding protein, whose translation MCTPFIRNHQYNLIKKQTKFVLHTLRTVADRRVLETVRYSAATNIIEAFPSLMENHKQMLEQISTFETAEDFQRYLSELEPYLESYPTITLKQIQKLFPKNKKLKVPDLQLIDYRNITYLSWIDIASNKLFIIYPYEGQFIGIEGRITPTHKKGYCMFCNRHQELAFFYVKTKNVNVSPDNISAVGQYVCLDNQECNRSITDTAKLERFILSVRK comes from the coding sequence ATGTGTACACCATTTATTAGAAACCATCAATATAACTTAATTAAGAAACAAACGAAATTTGTTCTGCATACCCTGCGAACCGTTGCGGATCGCAGAGTCTTGGAGACTGTAAGATATAGTGCTGCTACGAACATTATTGAGGCATTTCCTTCTCTTATGGAGAATCACAAGCAGATGCTGGAACAAATATCGACCTTCGAAACTGCAGAAGATTTCCAGAGATATCTTAGTGAATTAGAACCATACCTAGAGTCATATCCGACGATTACGCTGAAGCAGATTCAGAAGCTATTCCCTAAGAATAAGAAACTGAAAGTACCTGATCTACAACTCATCGACTATCGCAACATAACGTATTTGAGTTGGATAGATATTGCCAGTAATAAATTATTCATTATCTATCCGTACGAAGGACAGTTCATTGGTATAGAGGGTAGAATTACACCAACGCACAAAAAAGGGTACTGCATGTTCTGCAATCGGCATCAAGAGCTTGCATTCTTTTATGTTAAGACCAAGAATGTGAACGTTTCGCCGGATAATATTTCTGCTGTGGGTCAATACGTATGTTTGGATAATCAGGAATGTAATCGGAGCATAACCGATACAGCTAAGCTTGAGAGGTTCATTCTCTCTGTCCGCAAATAA
- a CDS encoding carbohydrate ABC transporter permease codes for MYHKTLPYRIFSIFNNVLLTILSVLCLLPLYHLLMVSLSASAPANAGLVTFWPIGFTLEAYAKTFNNTNFLTSLWVSVERTILGTALALVVNTVAAYALSKETRVFRARNIYLWYFVVTMLFSGGLIPGYILILKLGLMNSLMALILPGLVAVFNIILLLNFFRGVPKDLEEAAFIDGAGHFKTFLKIYLPVSLPVIATVSLFMMVGHWNSYFDGIIYIRDSDKLPLATFMQTIIVQADMSKLDPSAVANLSQRTIRASQIFISALPILLVYPFLQRYFVTGIVVGAVKE; via the coding sequence ATGTACCATAAAACCCTTCCATATCGAATATTTAGCATATTCAACAATGTGCTCCTAACTATCCTTTCGGTGCTCTGCTTGCTGCCATTGTATCACTTACTCATGGTATCTCTTAGTGCGTCCGCCCCAGCCAATGCTGGATTGGTCACCTTTTGGCCAATTGGCTTCACTTTGGAGGCCTATGCAAAAACTTTTAACAACACTAATTTTCTTACATCCCTGTGGGTGTCGGTAGAGCGGACAATACTAGGAACAGCACTTGCACTGGTAGTAAATACGGTTGCAGCCTATGCTCTTTCTAAGGAAACTAGAGTTTTCCGGGCGCGTAATATCTATCTTTGGTATTTTGTCGTAACCATGCTGTTCAGTGGGGGTCTGATTCCGGGATATATCCTGATTCTAAAGCTCGGGCTGATGAATTCTTTGATGGCACTTATCCTACCTGGATTGGTAGCCGTATTTAACATCATTTTGCTGCTGAACTTCTTCCGTGGTGTACCTAAGGACCTTGAGGAAGCAGCCTTTATTGATGGGGCAGGACATTTTAAGACCTTTTTGAAAATATATTTACCAGTCTCCTTACCAGTCATTGCAACGGTTTCTCTATTCATGATGGTGGGTCATTGGAACTCTTATTTTGACGGAATAATCTATATCAGAGATTCGGATAAGCTGCCGCTGGCGACGTTTATGCAGACCATTATCGTTCAGGCAGATATGTCTAAGCTTGATCCGTCAGCCGTAGCTAACTTGTCTCAACGGACTATACGGGCTTCACAGATTTTCATAAGTGCGCTACCGATATTGTTGGTTTATCCATTCCTGCAACGTTATTTTGTGACAGGGATCGTAGTCGGCGCTGTAAAAGAATAG
- a CDS encoding ABC transporter permease has protein sequence MEANSIQQVGLENKPSIKRKRKKGYKQPWVLHFMVLPAAIMVFIFSYIPMSGILMAFQDYKPALGFFDSEWVGLKHFRYMWENDYFLQITWNTLFFACSKIVLNLIIPFIFALLLNEVRNMGLKRSIQTLVYLPHFLSWVTLSGILIDILAQTGIVNQFISSVFGIKPIFFLGDGNWFRFTIIASDVWKEFGFNTIIFLAALSGINPSLYEAAEVDGAGRWKQTMYITIPALIPIAIVIATLALGNVLNANFDQVFNLYSPLIYQQGDIIDTFVYREGLLSGQFSFATAVNLFKSAISLILIVISYRLAYRFAGYRIF, from the coding sequence ATGGAGGCTAATTCAATACAGCAGGTAGGCCTGGAAAATAAACCAAGTATAAAAAGAAAAAGAAAAAAAGGCTATAAACAACCATGGGTGCTCCACTTCATGGTATTACCGGCGGCAATTATGGTTTTTATTTTTTCTTATATCCCCATGTCAGGAATACTCATGGCATTTCAGGATTATAAGCCTGCATTAGGATTTTTTGATTCCGAATGGGTCGGACTTAAGCATTTCAGGTACATGTGGGAGAACGATTATTTCCTGCAAATTACTTGGAATACACTGTTTTTTGCTTGCTCCAAAATTGTTTTGAACCTGATTATTCCTTTTATATTCGCCTTGTTGCTCAATGAGGTAAGGAATATGGGTCTTAAAAGATCTATTCAAACACTCGTCTATCTACCGCATTTCTTGTCTTGGGTTACCCTTTCAGGAATTCTGATCGATATCCTAGCACAAACAGGGATCGTCAATCAGTTTATTTCGTCCGTTTTCGGCATAAAACCGATCTTTTTTCTAGGGGACGGCAACTGGTTCCGATTTACCATCATAGCCAGTGATGTTTGGAAAGAATTTGGTTTCAACACGATCATTTTCCTAGCTGCGCTATCCGGCATTAATCCATCACTTTATGAAGCTGCTGAAGTGGATGGGGCAGGTCGCTGGAAGCAAACGATGTATATTACCATACCAGCACTTATTCCAATTGCTATTGTAATTGCGACCTTGGCACTGGGCAATGTATTAAACGCCAACTTTGACCAGGTATTTAACCTATATAGTCCTTTGATCTATCAACAAGGGGATATCATTGATACCTTTGTGTACAGAGAAGGTCTTCTGAGCGGACAATTCAGCTTTGCGACCGCAGTTAATCTTTTTAAATCGGCAATTAGTTTAATTCTAATCGTTATTTCATACCGACTTGCCTATAGATTTGCAGGGTACAGAATTTTCTAG
- a CDS encoding sensor histidine kinase: MNIWKRFTSLRELTQSRFSLFAKINCLIILLFIPIIIMYTFSNNVTYDVVSKELQVSNTKQLTFLSSQIDSRINQMMDFTLILSRDPNVRAFNGLNIWADRYDQMQTRYVIQEKMVLQSGVADIWPARYAVHSQQNKDVISNYNRAFGYDEDYLKRNMSGKWTYGDHSLESKDELKSFYWFYTDSLAQPGMLTGSNLVIEASFSYENIQNMLDTYKEGGQGDPFLYHKGNSPILNRSADKQLSEELIRYLDKHSPENTTQDVVKLNGKNYLVSSVKSSYLDWNLIDVVPLYQILKPISLSQDLFYISMILLFVMGISASILLYRNVQYPIKKLIKGLRRVQRGDYSVRLHNEGRNEFSFLFHRFNDMSHQIQDLIENVFNEKIRAREATLKQLQAQINPHFLYNCLGYIINMAQMKDEDAVVSMAYNLSAYYRYTTRMERETASLDEEIKLLVNYLDIQKLRNARIDYHIEIPENMLSQSVPRLMLQPIVENSVIHGVAKSYSSGEISISGEISNGFCKIYIDDDGPGLNPEQLEALNRKMQEPLQEEMGCGLWNTNQRIMHLFGNQSCLTFKPSPLGGFRTEIIWEIPTEDEYSKFKNHQGE, from the coding sequence ATGAATATTTGGAAGCGCTTTACATCCCTGAGAGAATTAACACAATCGCGGTTTAGTTTGTTTGCCAAAATAAACTGCCTGATCATACTCTTGTTCATCCCCATCATTATCATGTATACCTTTTCAAATAACGTCACCTACGATGTTGTGAGTAAAGAGCTGCAGGTGTCCAATACGAAGCAGCTCACTTTTCTGTCCAGTCAAATTGATTCACGTATTAATCAGATGATGGACTTCACCCTCATCCTTTCTAGAGATCCAAATGTCAGAGCCTTCAACGGATTAAACATTTGGGCTGATCGATATGATCAGATGCAAACCCGGTATGTCATTCAGGAAAAGATGGTGCTTCAATCCGGGGTTGCAGATATTTGGCCTGCCAGATATGCCGTACATTCACAGCAAAATAAAGATGTCATCTCCAACTACAATCGAGCATTTGGGTATGATGAGGATTACTTAAAAAGAAATATGAGTGGAAAATGGACGTATGGCGATCATAGCTTGGAATCTAAAGACGAGCTAAAATCCTTCTACTGGTTCTATACAGATTCCTTAGCTCAGCCGGGGATGTTGACGGGAAGCAACTTGGTGATTGAAGCCAGCTTCAGTTATGAGAATATTCAGAACATGCTGGATACGTACAAGGAAGGTGGACAAGGTGATCCTTTTCTCTATCATAAAGGGAACTCTCCGATTCTGAATCGCAGTGCGGACAAGCAGTTATCTGAAGAACTCATTCGTTACCTGGATAAACACTCACCTGAGAACACTACGCAGGATGTAGTCAAACTCAATGGCAAGAACTACCTGGTCAGCTCTGTGAAGTCCTCCTATTTGGATTGGAATTTAATAGATGTTGTCCCTCTATATCAAATCCTAAAACCCATTTCGCTCAGTCAGGATTTGTTCTATATCTCGATGATTTTGCTGTTTGTTATGGGAATTTCCGCTTCCATATTACTATACAGAAATGTTCAGTACCCTATCAAAAAGCTAATTAAAGGCTTACGGCGCGTGCAGCGTGGAGATTATTCTGTACGTCTTCATAACGAGGGCCGGAACGAGTTTTCGTTTCTATTCCATCGCTTTAATGATATGTCCCATCAAATTCAAGACCTGATAGAGAATGTGTTCAATGAGAAAATCCGTGCCCGCGAAGCTACACTTAAGCAGCTGCAGGCGCAAATCAATCCGCATTTCCTCTATAACTGCCTTGGTTATATTATCAATATGGCCCAGATGAAGGATGAGGACGCTGTTGTCTCAATGGCTTATAATTTAAGTGCTTACTATCGTTATACTACCCGAATGGAACGGGAAACCGCGTCACTGGATGAAGAAATCAAGCTGCTCGTCAACTATTTGGATATTCAAAAGCTGCGCAATGCCAGAATTGATTATCATATCGAAATCCCTGAGAACATGTTAAGCCAGTCTGTGCCACGTCTAATGCTTCAGCCTATTGTGGAGAACTCAGTCATTCACGGAGTGGCCAAATCGTATTCATCGGGTGAGATTAGCATTAGTGGTGAGATTTCGAACGGCTTCTGCAAGATTTATATTGATGACGACGGGCCTGGCTTGAATCCGGAGCAGTTAGAAGCTTTGAATCGTAAAATGCAGGAGCCATTGCAGGAAGAAATGGGCTGTGGGCTCTGGAATACGAATCAGCGGATCATGCACCTGTTCGGTAATCAATCCTGTCTAACCTTTAAACCATCCCCTCTTGGAGGTTTCCGAACAGAGATTATCTGGGAAATCCCTACTGAGGATGAATATTCTAAATTTAAGAATCATCAAGGAGAATAA
- a CDS encoding response regulator transcription factor, which yields MQMIIVDDEAHWVDNLAMTKPWHTLGIEQVHKAYSAREALQIIDTNPIDIVISDIQMPEMTGIELIERIRKRDKKIKCIILSGHSEFDYAKKALQHNAVDYLLKPPTDDEIIGAVKTAIEQLNTEWELISSLKRTQFTLRENLPLLRGQLLLDALQGHQFQAGEWERKLVNYDLPFHSGDCALMLVRMEEEFSHYNNNDQTLIEYAIINMAEEIMGEFMQVWGVKEEHGYLVFLLQLKEKGSDIGKETILEKLSLQLQYKVKQFLKGSLSIVITEWFQFPEKVSSRFRQATAYFRQIVGDEREFVMRVSEFEPSTTQGPLDALYTPPTLIHLLESGHWDAAEEKLLAVCAELDEKWSESWEHCMEAGFLITASFTNLAHRNGHTLANLVGDDLGWLQSGEAFSTIGKLRKWSLSILSKLKEGTSNEIKDIRSEYVKKIQDFTDKNLHLDVSLRVLADHVNLHPTHLSKIYKIETGEGISDYISRLRMDRACHKLKTTSKKVYEISMEIGYMDPAYFIKVFKRQFGVTPQEYRDNNK from the coding sequence ATGCAAATGATTATAGTAGACGATGAAGCGCACTGGGTAGATAATCTTGCGATGACTAAACCCTGGCATACGCTAGGAATTGAACAGGTGCATAAAGCGTATTCGGCACGTGAGGCGCTACAAATTATCGATACCAACCCGATTGATATTGTGATCTCGGATATCCAAATGCCCGAAATGACGGGAATTGAATTAATAGAGCGGATAAGAAAACGTGATAAAAAGATTAAATGCATTATTTTATCAGGCCATTCGGAGTTCGATTATGCCAAAAAAGCACTCCAGCATAATGCAGTCGATTATTTGCTTAAGCCACCTACCGATGATGAAATCATCGGTGCAGTCAAAACTGCCATCGAGCAATTGAACACAGAATGGGAACTTATCAGTTCGCTTAAACGAACCCAGTTTACCCTACGGGAAAATCTGCCGCTTTTACGTGGTCAACTGCTGCTTGATGCCTTGCAAGGTCATCAATTTCAAGCTGGCGAATGGGAACGGAAGCTCGTAAATTATGATTTGCCCTTCCATTCTGGCGATTGCGCTTTGATGCTTGTACGCATGGAAGAAGAATTTAGCCATTATAACAATAATGATCAAACCTTAATTGAATATGCCATCATCAATATGGCTGAAGAGATTATGGGTGAATTTATGCAGGTCTGGGGCGTTAAAGAAGAACATGGATATCTTGTGTTTCTGCTTCAGCTTAAAGAGAAAGGATCCGACATCGGCAAAGAAACCATCCTAGAAAAGCTTTCTTTACAGCTTCAGTATAAGGTTAAGCAATTTCTGAAAGGTTCCCTGTCCATAGTAATCACCGAGTGGTTCCAGTTTCCCGAGAAGGTGTCGAGCCGTTTCCGTCAGGCTACAGCTTATTTCCGGCAGATCGTGGGAGACGAGCGCGAATTCGTAATGCGGGTCAGCGAATTTGAACCTTCCACCACCCAAGGACCTTTGGATGCCCTTTACACCCCGCCGACACTAATTCACCTGCTTGAAAGTGGGCATTGGGATGCTGCGGAAGAGAAACTACTCGCTGTCTGCGCGGAGCTGGATGAGAAATGGTCTGAATCGTGGGAGCATTGCATGGAGGCAGGTTTTTTAATCACTGCATCCTTCACGAATCTCGCACACCGAAATGGACATACTCTAGCTAACTTAGTGGGAGACGATCTCGGTTGGTTGCAAAGCGGTGAAGCGTTCTCGACCATCGGCAAACTTAGAAAATGGTCCCTCAGCATCCTGAGCAAATTGAAAGAAGGAACGTCTAACGAAATTAAGGACATCAGGTCTGAATATGTGAAAAAGATTCAAGATTTCACAGACAAAAACCTGCATTTAGATGTTTCATTACGGGTTCTGGCTGACCATGTAAACCTCCATCCGACTCATTTATCAAAAATTTATAAGATTGAAACGGGTGAAGGAATAAGCGATTATATCTCGCGCCTGCGCATGGATCGGGCCTGCCATAAGCTGAAAACCACTTCTAAAAAAGTCTATGAAATCAGCATGGAGATTGGCTATATGGACCCTGCTTATTTTATAAAAGTATTCAAACGACAGTTCGGAGTAACACCGCAGGAATATCGAGACAATAATAAATAG
- a CDS encoding ABC transporter substrate-binding protein, whose translation MIKFKKMWSLLTVTALITLTACGSGGGNNENAKQNNTTSSETSLSEADAAFEKGKYDPPIEFSSVLMPKKYVQGDTKENNVHDRWMLETLGMKHKDTWYPANDDQYRQKLQLAIASGEKLPDFVSVPTNAVLTNQLIDSGQFIAIDELFDKYANKILKDHAAAHPELWYPFTKDGKKYNMPILEYTDNDDTLLWLREDWMEKLNLQAPKTIADLEIIMDKFKNENPDGLAPKDVFPLAISLKNNTNTWMGQLDWLFGAYGTIEEQWNKDADGNLEYGSINPGAKQALAKLSEWMEKGYIHTDSALWDEGKSAESWTKGAAGILPGANWVPDWPAPDLMKNVPGAKIKAYPVPAGPDGLIGTKWQNSGVNASIMINKDAKHPEAIFLYYNYLLDNLANPAGGSEFEYGFAKGYDWDMIDGKPTSDKEKIKDFSNEFPFLTGPARIPDLFMKTLVKLADGETPVTPYEKQMAEFRKPENWAAAKVVMSQIDIRRQNYFTGAATPTMVSKWNLLRQSEMETFNKIIYGKLPVDAFDSFVSNWKANGGDQITKEVNEWFKSVSTK comes from the coding sequence ATGATCAAGTTCAAAAAAATGTGGTCGTTGTTAACGGTCACAGCACTTATCACACTCACAGCCTGTGGCAGTGGCGGCGGAAATAATGAAAACGCCAAACAAAACAATACCACATCGTCTGAGACTAGTTTATCTGAAGCAGATGCTGCTTTTGAAAAAGGTAAATACGATCCACCCATCGAGTTCAGTTCGGTATTGATGCCGAAGAAATATGTTCAAGGCGATACAAAAGAAAACAATGTTCACGATCGCTGGATGCTGGAAACACTGGGCATGAAGCATAAAGATACTTGGTATCCTGCCAATGACGATCAATACAGACAAAAGCTTCAGCTTGCCATTGCTTCTGGCGAAAAGCTGCCTGACTTCGTTTCTGTACCAACCAATGCAGTGTTGACCAATCAACTGATTGATTCCGGTCAGTTCATTGCTATCGATGAGTTGTTTGACAAGTATGCTAATAAAATTCTAAAAGATCATGCTGCAGCACACCCAGAACTTTGGTATCCATTCACAAAAGACGGTAAGAAATACAATATGCCGATCCTTGAATATACCGATAATGACGATACCCTTCTCTGGTTACGGGAAGATTGGATGGAAAAGCTGAACCTTCAAGCTCCAAAAACAATCGCCGATCTTGAGATCATTATGGACAAATTCAAGAACGAAAACCCTGACGGTCTAGCACCTAAAGATGTTTTCCCACTTGCGATTTCTTTGAAAAACAATACTAACACCTGGATGGGCCAACTAGACTGGTTATTCGGTGCTTACGGTACGATTGAAGAACAATGGAATAAAGATGCCGACGGCAATCTAGAATACGGTTCCATAAATCCTGGAGCTAAACAAGCCCTTGCTAAGCTTAGTGAGTGGATGGAAAAAGGTTATATTCACACAGACTCCGCACTTTGGGATGAAGGTAAATCTGCTGAAAGCTGGACAAAAGGCGCCGCAGGTATTCTACCAGGGGCAAACTGGGTTCCAGACTGGCCGGCTCCCGATCTTATGAAAAATGTACCTGGAGCGAAGATCAAAGCTTATCCGGTTCCAGCAGGTCCAGACGGACTCATCGGTACCAAATGGCAGAACTCTGGGGTAAACGCTAGTATCATGATTAACAAAGATGCTAAGCACCCTGAAGCGATTTTCTTATACTACAACTACTTGCTTGATAACTTAGCTAATCCAGCAGGTGGTAGTGAATTTGAATACGGCTTTGCTAAAGGCTACGATTGGGACATGATTGATGGAAAACCTACTAGTGATAAAGAGAAGATTAAAGACTTCTCTAATGAGTTTCCTTTCTTAACTGGGCCGGCTCGTATTCCTGATCTGTTCATGAAGACATTGGTTAAACTTGCTGATGGTGAAACACCTGTAACTCCTTATGAAAAACAAATGGCTGAGTTCCGTAAACCGGAAAACTGGGCCGCTGCAAAAGTTGTTATGTCGCAAATAGACATTCGTAGACAGAACTATTTCACTGGTGCTGCGACACCAACGATGGTATCCAAATGGAATCTGCTTCGTCAATCCGAAATGGAAACCTTCAACAAAATCATTTACGGCAAGCTTCCAGTAGATGCCTTTGACTCCTTTGTTTCCAACTGGAAAGCAAATGGTGGTGACCAAATCACCAAAGAAGTTAACGAATGGTTCAAATCTGTATCCACCAAATAG
- a CDS encoding SGNH/GDSL hydrolase family protein, which yields MKQNTNLKVHTLADIEHLKIHGRTTGLLSPLTLFWTGSAVELNVKSSELWLEVEADYDVYEPWISILINSVPVSRQMLVAGRYWICVFRGMNDRVVKNVRIVKDVQAMSGDSGCSLQIHAVKMDGEFLPVADKPHKIEFIGDSITSGEGSIGAKAEEDWIPMWFSAINNYTSMTADALNAEYRVISQSGWGVLTSWDNNPHGNIPDGYEQVCGLLTGAKNEALGAFQAHSFESWQPDVVVVNLGTNDGGAFHSPEWKDEVTGESHEQRLNEDGTYHEDDIQAFVDAVEKFLMMLRKNNQHAHLVWAYGMLGIPMMPAIYRAVDAYSKKTGDKQVSVLQLPNMTDETIGARSHPGALAHEQAAKELTGYLKGILAGES from the coding sequence ATGAAGCAGAATACAAACTTAAAGGTACATACATTAGCTGATATCGAACATCTGAAAATTCACGGCAGAACAACAGGTTTACTTTCTCCACTAACGTTATTTTGGACAGGCAGTGCGGTCGAATTAAATGTTAAAAGTTCTGAGCTATGGCTTGAAGTAGAAGCAGATTATGATGTTTATGAACCTTGGATTAGCATCCTGATCAACTCCGTTCCTGTAAGCAGACAAATGTTAGTAGCAGGCCGGTATTGGATTTGTGTATTTAGAGGCATGAATGATCGTGTTGTGAAAAATGTCCGTATTGTAAAAGATGTGCAGGCAATGAGTGGAGACTCTGGCTGCTCTTTGCAGATACATGCGGTGAAGATGGATGGGGAATTTCTGCCCGTTGCGGACAAACCCCACAAGATAGAGTTCATAGGTGACAGTATAACATCCGGAGAAGGAAGTATAGGTGCCAAGGCTGAAGAAGACTGGATTCCAATGTGGTTTAGTGCCATTAACAACTATACTAGCATGACGGCAGATGCTTTAAATGCAGAATATAGAGTTATTTCTCAAAGTGGCTGGGGCGTCCTTACTAGCTGGGATAATAATCCGCACGGTAATATCCCTGATGGTTATGAACAGGTTTGTGGTCTTCTAACTGGAGCAAAAAACGAAGCTTTAGGAGCTTTTCAAGCACATTCTTTTGAATCCTGGCAGCCAGATGTTGTGGTAGTTAATCTAGGAACCAATGATGGGGGCGCTTTTCATTCGCCAGAATGGAAAGATGAGGTAACAGGGGAAAGCCATGAACAACGCTTAAATGAAGACGGGACCTATCATGAGGATGATATACAAGCTTTTGTCGATGCCGTCGAGAAATTTCTGATGATGCTTAGAAAAAATAATCAACATGCACATCTCGTATGGGCATACGGGATGCTTGGTATCCCCATGATGCCGGCGATCTACCGAGCGGTCGATGCTTATAGCAAGAAAACAGGGGACAAGCAGGTTTCAGTGTTGCAGCTTCCAAATATGACGGATGAGACCATAGGGGCAAGAAGTCATCCGGGAGCATTAGCTCATGAACAAGCGGCAAAAGAGTTGACGGGGTATTTGAAAGGGATTCTAGCGGGCGAAAGTTAA
- a CDS encoding CDP-alcohol phosphatidyltransferase family protein, whose amino-acid sequence MKVIPNCITLGRIILAIMLLFFEPLSSPFLAIYILCGVTDLIDGPIARKSGTTSHLGAKLDSAADTILIGICLFTLYPFLGLTLEFILWIFLIAVIRITSIGIALRKFKTYASIHTYGNKLTGLLLFITPLWLSHSTHTIWTTIVCIIATLSAVEELIIQITSTQLQLDRKGWFYNHPNQE is encoded by the coding sequence TTGAAAGTTATACCTAACTGTATTACACTTGGCAGAATTATTTTGGCAATCATGCTGTTATTCTTCGAGCCCCTAAGTTCGCCCTTTCTTGCAATTTATATCCTTTGCGGAGTCACCGATCTGATAGATGGTCCAATTGCCCGAAAATCAGGCACAACAAGTCATCTCGGAGCAAAGCTGGATTCTGCTGCCGACACGATACTAATCGGGATCTGCTTATTTACTTTGTATCCGTTTCTGGGTCTTACACTCGAATTTATCTTATGGATCTTCTTGATCGCGGTCATCCGCATAACATCGATAGGGATCGCCCTCCGCAAATTCAAAACTTACGCAAGCATCCATACCTACGGCAATAAACTCACCGGGCTCCTCTTATTTATAACTCCTTTATGGCTTTCCCATAGTACCCACACCATTTGGACAACCATTGTCTGTATAATTGCAACCTTATCCGCCGTGGAAGAATTGATCATCCAAATCACATCCACTCAATTACAGCTGGACAGAAAAGGATGGTTTTACAACCATCCTAATCAGGAATAA